In one window of Chitinophagales bacterium DNA:
- a CDS encoding amidohydrolase, giving the protein MSTLTFTLLQQALVWEDKTANIQHFSSIIHNIHEHTEVVVLPEMFSTGFSMRPEIFAEKMDGPTVTWMRNTAAEKKIILTGSLMIEENGQYHNRLIWMLPNGEYGYYDKKHCFGYAGEDKHYTPGSKRLIASVKGWRINLQICYDLRFPVWARQQQHDGPEYDVLLYVANWPERRNHAWKTLLQARAIENQCYVIGVNRVGRDGNDIYHSGDSMVVDAMGTILYEKAHGDDVHTITLEKQPLDDIRNKLPFLKDADPFTIHHG; this is encoded by the coding sequence ATGTCAACCCTAACATTTACCCTTTTGCAACAAGCTTTGGTTTGGGAGGACAAGACAGCCAATATCCAGCACTTTAGTTCCATCATCCACAACATCCATGAACACACTGAAGTAGTGGTATTGCCGGAAATGTTCTCTACCGGTTTCAGCATGCGCCCGGAAATCTTTGCAGAAAAGATGGACGGTCCAACAGTCACCTGGATGCGCAACACAGCTGCGGAGAAAAAAATCATTCTAACCGGCAGTCTGATGATTGAAGAGAATGGTCAATACCACAACCGATTAATCTGGATGCTGCCTAACGGCGAATATGGTTATTACGATAAGAAACATTGTTTTGGCTATGCAGGCGAGGACAAGCATTATACACCGGGCAGCAAGCGTTTGATTGCATCGGTGAAAGGATGGCGCATCAATCTGCAAATCTGCTACGACTTGCGTTTCCCCGTTTGGGCCAGACAACAACAACATGATGGACCCGAATACGATGTGCTGCTCTATGTTGCGAATTGGCCCGAAAGAAGAAATCATGCATGGAAAACACTGTTGCAGGCAAGAGCCATCGAGAATCAGTGTTATGTGATTGGTGTGAACCGTGTAGGCAGAGACGGTAATGATATTTACCACAGTGGTGATAGCATGGTAGTTGATGCGATGGGTACTATACTGTATGAAAAAGCCCATGGCGATGATGTACACACCATCACACTGGAAAAACAACCGCTGGACGATATCCGCAACAAACTTCCTTTCTTAAAAGACGCAGACCCCTTTACCATTCACCATGGCTGA